From the Salmo trutta chromosome 25, fSalTru1.1, whole genome shotgun sequence genome, the window GTaagatctttgaaattgttgtgtttatgtttttgtttagtgtatatatacagtgtatttccactctgaggttggaataacatttacatttgagtcatttagcagacactcttttccagaacaattagggttaagtgcctttttTAAacgcacatcgacagatttttcacctagttggctcaggaATTCAAACCAGCAACATTTTTGTTACTGGCGAAACACTattaacccctaggctacctgctgcctcaaTGATACTGTAAAACacaaataatactgtgaaattgtgaaaattatgacaaTACCTTTTTAGTGTCAaccctgaaatttcagcctgtttcgGTGGGATGGAGCTTTGGTCTTTCAATGTTGACATAACCATgcgtaaattggttaatagaccaataagaaagagagtcccaaacctctctgccaataacagcttgtTTTCAGTTTTCCTCTCCACACtctgaccactcccagacagttctgacaaaattcttgcttgagaaattgctctttgcaaagaagctttatatatatatatatatatatatatttttttacaattttaattgaaaacaatcacaataaggcacttaattgttacccagaaatgatttgatattgagatttttAAAAAACCGCCTCATTGGACCTTTAAGTGAATTCATCCTCTTATGGTAGTCAACTACTGATTTATTTGTAATGGGATATTCAGTGGGATATTCAATACAAGTGCTCCCACTTTTGTTCCAATGTTCTGATGAGGTAATTGACAGTAGGGATCtttgacaacaaagtcaagggtTGCTGGTTGAAGTACCCCTCAGGTTGTCCCTCCTCAATCACTGCTCTAACAGACTACTGAAATCATATGTTGAATTAGATATTGACATTGCAATAAGTTGAAATGCGGACTTTTATTTTGAACGTTTCCTCATTACCATACCAAAGCAACGTCATCGTTTGTGTTTTTATCACGTGCATGTTCTTACTTACTTAGCTAGCTGCCTACACAGTTTTCTTTAGGGATGGGATCTATTAGAAGCTAGTAggggtatttatttttattttctcagaagtactgagttaggtagCAGGATTTAGAAATGTGGAGCTAATGTTGTAAACCGTCATTGaccacacactccagcacagtaggtggcagaATGCAACTTTAACGTTTGCGTTTAAAAGTTTAACGTTAACGGACCGCCATTACATCATAGAAGAACACGAATAATAAGAAGATTTATCTTTGTTTTAACATTTATTCAGTGCCATACCATGACGTCGATTGAGGCTTGGTTCATGGACGATTCTGACGAAGATCATAGGATGCCACATAAACTAAACCCAAACGAACCTGTGTCTTTGAAGGAGTTAGAAAATATTGGGGTTTTCTACTGGAaggtagttagctaactagcgagCAAGGCGGGATAACAACTTGATAACTTCAGCTATCAAGAAAAAGTTGTCAACGTTTAGCTGGCTACGTTATCTACTTCGTTATTTACTGGCATACACGTCTGTGAATGCAATTGTACACAAATACATGTGACTGGCTAAATTGGATTGCATAACAGTAGCGTCTGtcgccagcctggtctcatagactagacgtaacatagtaaaagttATTCCGGGATGTTCAAATTAGTATATTTTACGTTTGGTATAGTTACATAAAACGGGTTACTTCGGCCAAAATGAAAATAAGGTGGATGGGTTGGCTTATAACGCGAACatctagcaatccaaaggttgcgtgttcgaatctcatcactgacagctttagcattttagctaatttgcaactacttagcatgtaagctaaccttaaccatttaacctaactcgtagcctagctaatgttagccacaaaaAAATGGAATTCATAAAATAAAAGTTTTGAAATTCATAACATTTTATGAGACTAGAGACAGACTGGTTGATTCTGTACTGTCCATGTCTTCCAGTTAGATGCTGATATTTATGAAACAGACCCTGCGCTGGAAAAGATCCGTAAAGACAGAGGCTACTCCTACTCCGACATCATCACTATCGACAAGGACAAACTACCTAACTACGAGGACAAGGTAATACCTGCGTACAGTGACAAGAACACATTTGAGGGAGCTCAGAGTCAGATTACAATTGTTTCACTTGTTATTCTGTATGCCAATATTAGACTTGTTATAATGATACACTTTATAAAAGCACATTAATTAAAAGTGTCCTGCCGTTTGTGTACTCTTGTCCCAAGCTGAAGATGTTTTTTGAGGAGCACCTCCACCTGGATGATGAGATCCGCtacatcctggatggcagggcCTATTTTGACGTGAGGGACAGGGAGGACCGCTGGATCCGCATCGCTATGACCAAGGGAGACCTGATCACTCTGCCTGCAGGCATCTACCACAGATTCACTCTGACTGAGACCGTATGGCTCCATTTGTAATTTGGCTGTCTACAACACGTACAGTAAAACTGTCCAACATGGAGGGGATTCGATTATCTGGCCCGGGTTGCCCTGATAGAAGGTGAAAAGCGATTGCATTAGTTTTGGAACCAGGCTTCCTCCCAGGCGTGAGCCAGGTGCCCCGCTCGTGGCCGATGGTTAAGTGACGTAGGTTAAGTacgtggagtaatgagtaggaatctgttttcacatgcaaaagtgattgcttttgataaaaacgcGATATCTACCTTCCTAATGAAAACTTGAACCTATATTTGATGGGAGAAAAGATGTATGTTTCTGAATGAagcaccatgctgccttgttgacaacatgaccgagCGGCGCAGATTACTGTTCCAATTGAGTAGGGCCCTCCTCCCTCACCGCTTTTGCTTTTTCACGTCACGGGCCACAGACCGATACTCAGCATAATCGAATCCGCCCAGTGTTCCAAACAGGACATTAtttgtctttttacctaaacatgcAAACACCATCTGATAGAATTTATAGCAAGCAGTGCAGTGCactggaatgacattcactctcaTGGGATGGGTggctccctctgctttttcccGTTGATATCACTggccatacagtgccttcagaaagcattcgtACCCCCTTGACTTGTTTTTGTTACTGCTTGAATTCCAAATGgatgaaatatatttatttttctcacccatctacacataccccataatgacaaattgcaaacatgttttaagaaatatttgcacatttctttaatgaaatacagaaatatctcatttacataagtattcaataaatgttagaatcacctttggcagcaattacagctgagagtctttctgggtaagtctaagagctttgcacacctggattgtacaatatttgtacgttattctttaaaaaattattcaagctctgccaagttggttgttgatccttgctagacatccattttcaagtcttgccatagatttccaagccTATTTAAGTCAAATTTGTAGCAGGAaaattcaatgtcgtcttggtaagcaactccagtgttgatttggccttgtgttttaggttattgtcctgctgaaaggtgagtttgtctcccagtgtctgttggaaagcagactcaaccaggttttcctctaggattttgcctgtgcttagctcttccATTTCTttgtatcctaaaaaactccctagtccttgcccatgacaagcatacccataacacgatgcagccaccaccatgtttgaaaatgtgaagtggtacttagtaatgttggatttgccccaaacataactttgtccagaatacaaagcattaatttctttgccacatttttagcagtttttatttagtgccttattgcaaacaaatATTTTTATTCCTTACAGGTTTCCTTCctccttttcactgtcatttaggttagtattgtggagtaactataatatgttgttgatccatcctcagttctcttatcacagccattaaactctgtaactgttttaaagtcaccattggcctcatgatgaaatccctgagcggtttccttcctctctggcaactgagttaggaaggacgcctgtatctttgtggtgacttggtgtattgatacaccatccaaaatgtaataacttcaccatgctcaaagggatatttaatgtctgcttttttttttacccatctaccaataggtgccctttgcgaggcattggaacacCTCCCTAGTCTTATGGTGAATCTGTTTTGAAATTCACAGctcgaccttacagataattgtatgtatgggtacagagatgaggtagtcattgaaaaatcacattaaacactattgcacacagtgagtccatgcaacttctgACTTATGCACATTTTTACTGCTTAactttatttaggcttgccataaaaggggttgaatacttagacTCAAGCTTTttgtttaattaatttgtaaattcTAAAAACAATGGAATttacattgtggggtattgtgtgtaggccagtgacaatctCTGGAAAATGTTGAGGGGtgtgtatactttctgaaggcattgtagacCGGTGCACCGTGGCTCAGCTTAATTGAACTCCCTCAATGTCTTCCGTCAGGTCATGTGGTTAGGATAGGATATGCACACACTGCCAGCAGTTGACCTATGTAAATATGAGAATGTCTAGAGCCATACTGCATGTCCAAGTCAAAAGTAAGATTTTtacatttcaaataaaatgttgatcGTTTTTCCTCATGCATTTTACAGAACTACACTCAAGCCATGAGACTGTTCGTGGGGGAGCCTGTATGGAAAGCCTACAATCGTCCAGCAGATGAGTTTGATATTCGCCAGAAGTATGTGAGCGCTCTCCAATGTGCTTAAGACGAGCAACAGGTGGTACTGGATGGATGGAGTGTCCATAGAATTACACGATTTAGTGGAGTTGGATAATCAGACTCATGACAGGCTTTTGTATTATCAGGTATTTAAACCCATGCAGTGCCTACATTGTAAGCAATTAAACTAATTAACACACCACTTTCCATGATTTTTGTCTTtatattgtaaaatgtattgcTCCACTCAAGGTCGCATTCTATTTTTGTAACTACATCAGTGAGAATCAAGTCTAGTAAACTGTTTGTTACCTACAGTGAGCTAAAATGCCAGTAAGCTATCACATTAAATCACTCAGTTGTCAACTTTTCATTCTTCTAAAGTAATTGATTGTCACAAGTCTGGTCTCAATCAATAACCATTGTAAAAGGTCTACACCAAGTTCAGTTTATTTGAATAAACAAGATTCCTTTTCTCACATCCAGAGCAATACAGTACACTTCAACAAAATCAGGTCAACACCACAACATGTAAACAGTTATACTTAAGGGATAATTCATTTAATAATAACACTTTCCATTAATATATTTTCCCTACAaataatatgtacagttgaattaTTCCATATCTATTTTACATTCCTTTTGTGGAGAGGGGTGGATCCTGAGCCAAGTCAATCATTGACCCTCACATTCAAAAAGTTACAGAAGACCCTTTAAGTGTGGTTGATTTTACAGAACAAAATAACATGATTTACTCAGGTCTTAATCACACAGGAATACAAAATGTCTGCCTTGTCTAAAAacattgtactgtatgtattcacaTAGATATCCTATCAGCATTCACTTGTGAGTTACACAATCATGATAATTTCCATCACTACTAGTATAATATGGGAGTGGATTTGCCTGTGCTGTGGGATAGTTGTGTGTGCCTGCTCTGGAGTTCAGGCAGGGTAATGCCCATGTTGTTTAGTGGAGTGTAATGACACTCAAGCCTAGGCCACACTCCTGATGGCCCCCTGTTCTTGCAATTGTTTTGCTCTAACCTTGTGACCTACAAGGGTCCTATACCGCCCTGGTTCCCTCTACACCAGTTTGAGGCACTGTGTGTTGAAGCTGTCTCCCTCTCGGCAGGCCACTGACTCCAGCAGGGCCTGTTTCTTCTGGGTGGAGCGGGACGACTCCAGCTCGTACATGGTGGTCAGGTTGAAAAGGACGCTCTCGTGGAGGTACAGGGCCGGGTCCTGTTGCACAAGGCCCTCCAGCTGTCTCAGCGACTCCTTCAAACGGCCCAGGTACAACAGACACACTGCTGCATTGTTATTCGCctgtaggggagaggagagagaggttattggcttgcagggagaggaagagaggcccGAAAGGCCTCAGAAGTGAAGGGAAAGCAGTGGTATTACTCTACTactgtagtatcccttgatcatgtgtagtacttactatataatTTTGTAGAATACTATACACGGTGGTAACCCTCGACCATGAAGTGCTTACTAtagaattttgtagtatactgtagaatactatacttcACACTAGTATAGTTTGATAATGTAGTGCTTACtttagaatgttgtagtatactggaGAATTATATACTACATGGTGTAGTGTTTACTATAGCATTTTGTAGTATACTGGAGAATACTATGTAATACAGTATTATCTGCAAAAACACTTGTAAATAGATGGGTTAGTTGACAACGTCATGTTACCGATGCACACGCTTCAAATGGGGCAGAAGTCCGTGAGTAGTTGTGGTTCTGGATTGCCAGACGGCaaacaacaatgacaagaaactgccatgtagGGAATCTTAAGTGACtcgtttcatcttgttcttgataccatgtcttgttttgactgatttcaagTCAGTGCTAATATGGCAAATTCGCTAGCCAACCAACAagtgtaacaatgtatttgagagacaagtgctcattgtgcaaatgtatttgttttcaataaacattggagatgaaatatagtttacatgttgtcaacaatctatgccaaccccgtctgttttgGCCCATAGTTGCACACACGTAatttttgttgctaaacaaccaacccgtctatactACATTAATGTCCACAAAAAAACGTAACTATAGTAATACTATTTTTTTTTAACGTATGCTCCACCCATtccccatatcccaatttgtgccacccatgaCTGAGAATCCTAATCCAAGTATAGATCATATATTGCATTCGCTACAGGTTTTataaaagagcagaagctctgaactatcaGTGCAGACTCAAgtcctacctacagtaccagtcaaaagtttggactacaattgtctacattgtataataatagggaagacaaactatgaaataacacatttggaatcatgtagtaaccaaaaaagtgttcaacaaatcttttatatttgagattcttcaaagtagccaccctttgccttgatgaaagctttgcacactcttggcattatctcaaccagcttcacgaggtagtcacctggaatgcatttaaattaagaGATGTGCCttaattaatttgtggaatttcttcccttaatgcatttgagacaatcggttgtgttgtgtcaaggtaggggtggtatacagaagataacatggacttggtcttttaccaaatagggctatgtcaagaacagctcaaataagcaaagagaaatgacagtccatcattacatgaaggtcagtcaatccggaaaatgtcaagaacttttaaagtttcaagtgcagttgcaaaaaccaagtgccatgatgaaactggctctcatgaggaccgccacaggaaaggaagacccagagttacatctgctgcatagaataagttcattagagttaccagcctcagaaattacagcccaaataaatgcttcagcgTTCAAGTAAGACCCATTTCAacaatcaactgttcagaggagactgtgtgaatcgggccttcatggtcgaattgctgcaaagaaaccactactaaaaggacaccaataagaagaagagactagctttggccaagaaacacaagcaatggacattagaccggtggaaatctgttctttggtctgagtccaaatttgagatttttggttccaactgccgtgtctgcgagacgcagagtaggtgaacggatgatctctgcatgtggttcccaccgtgaagcatggaggaagtggtgtgatggtgctttgctggtgacacttgtcagtgatttatttacaattcaaggcacacttaaccagtatggctaccagtcttctgcagcgatacgccatcccatcacatttttggttactacatgattcgatatatgttatttcataattttgatgtctttactattctacaatgtagaaaataaagaaaaacccttgcatgagttgtgtccaaacttttgaccggtactatACATGTTATGCAACATTTGCTCTTAGTATTTGcccagtaggtttcctcaaggagaaagcccccACTTTTATGTCAACGATAAaataataaatactacagtatatgctATAGATTTTACTACAGTAAACTTTACTACAGTCATGTACATAAACACTACAATGAATACTAGTGTActtccgcaaaaacactacagtatatagtaatactacagtatttagagcatagtatactatagtatatttTCATATGGGTATGTCGAcaggagagaaagcagagagttTTTTTGCCTgcagggagaggaaagagggcaTTTTTgtaaagaggagaggggacaaaGGCTTGAGGAGAGTGGGGAAATAATTATTATTCATctacggagaggagagagtaatTTGCCTgaggaagaaaggagaagagCTCTGCAcagaggagagggaagaaaggCGTTGTTTGTCTAGGGAGAAGATAATGTTGCcttagggggagagagggaggctgttTTCTTGCTTGAGGGGAAATATCATGCAGTCGAGGGGTGAGATCTGCCTCAAACCACAGTGCATTTATTCATTTACAATCTTCTAGGAAAGTAAAACTTCCGATGTATCCTATAAAATGTGTTAAGTCTTAATCACGTATAGTTGTCAGAAATTGTTGTAGATTGCGTGACCTACCACAGGGTTTTTGGGGTCGATCTTTAGGACTTCTGCGAACGAGGAGTGTGCCTCTGAGTAGTTGTTCTGACTGAGGTAGATGAAGGCCCTgaaccacacaacacacacacaggtcagctgGGTTACTACAGAGACCTATCACATTACAATGTCACTTCAGTGATTCTGTGTGAAGATGTGACTGTCGGCCAACTGACAGGAATTAACAGCTAATGTGAATCAACACAGTGTGAATGACACCATTTTAACTCCTAGCGAAGCATCACAAAGTGACCCCGGTGCCTACTCACACCCTACGGGAAGTCTGACAGAAGTACAGATAAATGAATCATTTATGACACACTGATTCGTACCTGTTCATCAAAACGCATGTGTCTGTAGTTCCACTTCCCTTCTCCAGAGAGGCTTTCTCCACATCTAGGAAATACTTCTCGGCTGTTTTAATGTCTCCAATCTGGTCAAAAATAACAATTCAAACCAAAACGCATTATATTGTGGAAAAACGAGTTGAAATTGAA encodes:
- the adi1 gene encoding acireductone dioxygenase isoform X1; translated protein: MTSIEAWFMDDSDEDHRMPHKLNPNEPVSLKELENIGVFYWKLDADIYETDPALEKIRKDRGYSYSDIITIDKDKLPNYEDKLKMFFEEHLHLDDEIRYILDGRAYFDVRDREDRWIRIAMTKGDLITLPAGIYHRFTLTETNYTQAMRLFVGEPVWKAYNRPADEFDIRQKYVSALQCA
- the adi1 gene encoding acireductone dioxygenase isoform X2; this encodes MTSIEAWFMDDSDEDHRMPHKLNPNEPVSLKELENIGVFYWKLDADIYETDPALEKIRKDRGYSYSDIITIDKDKLPNYEDKLKMFFEEHLHLDDEIRYILDGRAYFDNYTQAMRLFVGEPVWKAYNRPADEFDIRQKYVSALQCA